A window from Neodiprion fabricii isolate iyNeoFabr1 chromosome 2, iyNeoFabr1.1, whole genome shotgun sequence encodes these proteins:
- the LOC124176338 gene encoding ATP-dependent RNA helicase dbp2-like isoform X2, translating into MSFRDRDRGDRRGGSRGGSRFGGRDSGGGGRFGSGGGGGGRDTGRDNGFGGNSFKNKQPGERLRKPRWDMSSLQPFSKDFYQPHPNVLGRSLHMVEIYRSDKEITVKGSNIPGPNIYFEEGGFPDYVLNEIRKQGFSQPTAIQAQGWPIALSGRDMVGIAQTGSGKTLAYILPAIVHINNQPRLQRNDGPVALVLAPTRELAQQIQQVAADFGSTSQVRNTCIFGGAPKGPQARDLERGVEICIATPGRLIDFLERGTTNLRRCTYLVLDEADRMLDMGFEPQIRKIVEQIRPDRQTLMWSATWPKEVRNLAEEFLTDYIQINIGSLQLAANHNILQIVDVCEEYEKEGKLMKLLEEISNEPENKTIIFVETKRKVDDITRAINRFGWQAIGIHGDKSQQERDYVLNQFRGSRSAILVATDVAARGLDVEDVKFVINLDYPSNSEDYVHRIGRTGRSQRTGTAYAFFTPGNAHKANDLIQVLEEAKQVVNPKLYELSRNPGVYKRGRFGGRSGGGSSGGRGGGGSRGSRGGRDGGDRGGRFDRGSNTGGSYGSKSFGHNSYTSNASGGGSYGHNNGSSSYSGGGGGGGSGSGSGYRHQNGY; encoded by the exons AT GTCATTCCGAGACAGGGATCGTGGAGACCGACGAGGAGGGAGCAGAGGAGGGAGCAGATTTGGGGGTAGAGACAGCGGTGGGGGAGGCCGATTTGGAAGCggtggaggaggtggaggaagAGACACAGGTCGGGACAATGGATTTGGGGGTAATTCATTCAAAAACAAGCAGCCCGGTGAGCGCCTGCGCAAACCGAGATGGGACATGAGTTCCCTGCAGCCTTTCAGCAAGGACTTTTACCAGCCACACCCCAATGTCTTGGGAAGGAGTCTGCACATGGTTGAAATATATCGTTCAGATAAAGAAATAACCGTAAAAGGATCCAACATTCCAGGACCAAACATATATTTCGAGGAGGGTGGCTTCCCTGACTATGTTTTAAACGAAATTCGCAAACAAGGCTTCAGCCAACCCACTGCAATCCAAGCTCAGGGATGGCCAATTGCACTCTCCGGTCGCGACATGGTTGGAATCGCTCAAACTGGCTCGGGAAAAACACTTGCCTACATCCTGCCTGCTATTGTCCACATAAACAACCAGCCACGTCTTCAGCGCAACGACGGACCTGTCGCACTGGTTCTAGCACCGACCAGGGAACTTGCTCAACAAATTCAGCAGGTCGCTGCTGATTTCGGAAGCACATCTCAAGTCCGAAACACTTGCATATTTGGAGGTGCGCCAAAGGGGCCGCAGGCCAGAGACCTGGAAAGAGGTGTTGAGATATGCATTGCAACTCCGGGGAGATTGATAGACTTTTTGGAAAGAGGGACTACGAATCTCCGCAGGTGTACCTATCTTGTGCTCGATGAAGCTGACAGGATGCTCGACATGGGATTTGAGCCACAGATTAGGAAAATCGTCGAGCAAATCAGACCCGACAGACAGACTCTCATGTGGTCTGCCACATGGCCCAAAGAGGTCCGCAACCTGGCCGAAGAGTTTCTGACAGATTACATTCAGATTAATATTGGGTCTCTTCAGCTCGCTGCTAATCACAATATACTTCAAATCGTCGACGTTTGTGAGGAGTACGAAAAGGAAGGAAAGCTCATGAAGCTCCTTGAAGAAATTTCTAACGAACCTGAAAATAAGACTATTATCTTTGTCGAAACTAAGAGAAAGGTTGACGACATTACAAGAGCTATCAACAGGTTTGGATGGCAGGCAATCGGCATTCACGGTGATAAAAGTCAACAAGAACGTGATTATGTTTTAAATC AATTCCGGGGCAGTAGGTCTGCAATTTTAGTCGCAACTGACGTGGCAGCTAGAGGCTTAG ATGTCGAAGATGTGAAATTTGTGATAAATCTGGACTATCCTTCGAATTCTGAGGACTACGTACATCGCATTGGTCGCACTGGTCGTTCCCAGAGAACTGGTACAGCATATGCCTTCTTTACACCTGGCAATGCGCATAAGGCTAATGACCTTATCCAAGTCCTAGAGGAGGCAAAGCAGGTCGTCAATCCAAAGCTGTATGAGCTTTCACGAAATCCCGGAGTTTATAAAA GGGGAAGATTCGGAGGTCGTAGCGGAGGCGGTAGTTCGGGAGGTCGTGGTGGAGGCGGATCGCGAGGTTCACGTGGTGGTCGCGACGGTGGAGATAGAGGAGGCAGATTTGATCGTGGCAGTAATACAG GTGGGAGCTACGGCAGTAAATCATTCGGTCATAACAGCTATACCAGCAATGCCAGTGGGGGAGGTAGCTACGGTCACAATAACGGGAGCAGCAGTTATAGCggaggtggtggtggtggtggtagcGGAAGTGGTAGTGGTTACAGGCACCAAAACGGTTATTAA
- the LOC124176344 gene encoding N-alpha-acetyltransferase 11: MSINIRCATTEDLLNMQHCNLQCLPENYQMKYYLYHALSWPQLSYVAEDEKRRIVGYVLAKMEEDCEDNPHGHITSLAVKRSHRRLGIAQKLMNQASRAMVECFGAKYVSLHVRRSNRAALNLYTSSLQFEVSEVEPKYYADGEDAYAMKRDLSSFHQEKNHAKDKIAKDGTAHTHSGGCCDYEHS; encoded by the coding sequence ATGTCAATAAACATACGTTGTGCCACGACGGAGGATTTGCTGAACATGCAGCACTGTAATCTTCAGTGTTTGCCAGAAAATTATCAGATGAAGTACTACCTCTACCACGCTCTCTCTTGGCCACAACTTAGCTACGTTGCGGAAGATGAAAAGCGTCGAATAGTTGGCTATGTACTGGCGAAGATGGAAGAGGACTGTGAGGACAATCCCCATGGGCACATAACTAGCTTGGCTGTAAAGAGGTCACACAGAAGGCTGGGCATTGCTCAGAAGCTGATGAATCAGGCATCAAGAGCGATGGTAGAGTGCTTTGGAGCGAAGTACGTTTCTCTTCACGTTAGGAGAAGCAACAGAGCTGCCTTGAATCTCTACACAAGCAGTCTGCAGTTTGAGGTCTCTGAAGTTGAGCCGAAATATTACGCAGACGGCGAGGACGCTTATGCAATGAAAAGGGACCTAAGCAGTTTtcatcaagaaaaaaatcatgcgAAGGATAAAATCGCCAAAGACGGAACAGCGCACACCCATTCTGGTGGATGCTGTGATTACGAACACTCTTGA
- the LOC124176341 gene encoding ethanolamine-phosphate cytidylyltransferase encodes MTEETKEEVRVWCDGCYDMVHFGHANSLRQAKALGDYLVVGVHTDAEITKHKGPPVFTQEERYKMVRGIKWVDEVVEGAPYVTTLETLDKHGCAFCVHGDDITMTADGVDTYHLVKSCGRYKEVERTAGVSTTDLVGRMLLMTRQHFRQGDSEYSVDREPSKSMGQDRTARSPWTGCSQFLPTTQKIIQFSDGKVPQPGDKIVYVAGAFDLFHVGHLDFLKEAKKEGDYLIVGLHTDPAVNRYKGSNYPIMNLHERVLSVLACKYVNEVVIGAPYEVTKELMEHFNVSVVCHGQTPIMPCENGSDPYAEPKLQNKFKPLNSGSDMTTERIVERIILHRLEFEDRNLKKEKKELAAYEAFVKSKSENIEMAG; translated from the exons ATGACGGAAGAAACGAAAGAGGAGGTTCGGGTCTGGTGCGACGGATG CTATGACATGGTACACTTTGGTCATGCGAATTCCTTACGTCAGGCCAAAGCTTTAGGGGATTATTTGGTAGTTGGAGTTCACACAGATGCTGAGATAACAAAACATAAAGGACCGCCAGTATTTACCCAGGAAGAACG TTACAAAATGGTAAGAGGGATAAAATGGGTTGACGAAGTAGTGGAAGGTGCGCCGTATGTAACCACGTTGGAAACATTGGACAAACACGGCTGCGCATTTTGTGTTCATGGTGACGATATTACGATGACCGCAGATGGAGTAGACACTTATCACCTCGTAAAAAGCTGTGGGCGTTACAA AGAGGTCGAAAGAACTGCTGGTGTGTCAACGACAGATTTAGTGGGTCGAATGTTGCTGATGACCCGCCAGCATTTCAGACAAGGCGACAGTGAATACAGTGTGGATAGAGAACCAAGTAAGAGTATGGGACAGGACAGAACCGCTCGAAGTCCATGGACAGGCTGTTCGCAGTTCCTACCAACAACCCAAAAGATAATTCAGTTCAGCGATGGTAAGGTTCCACAGCCGGGCGACAAGATCGTCTATGTCGCTGGCGCCTTCGATCTGTTCCATGTGGGGCATCTCGATTTCTTGAAGGAAGCTAAGAAGGAGGGCGACTATCTCATAGTTGGGCTGCACACTGATCCCGCGGTGAACAGATACAAAGGAAGCAATTATCCTATTATGAACCTTCATGAAAGAGTTCTCAGCGTCTTGGCATGCAAG TATGTAAATGAGGTGGTGATTGGGGCACCGTACGAAGTCACCAAGGAGTTGATGGAGCATTTTAATGTGTCTGTTGTCTGCCACGGCCAAACACCGATAATGCCATGTGAAAACGGATCCGATCCGTATGCAGAGCCGAAATTGCAGAACAAGTTCAAACCGTTGAACAGCGGTAGCGATATGACGACGGAGAGAATAGTCGAAAGAATTATACTTCACAG ATTGGAATTCGAGGACAGAAATttaaagaaggaaaagaaagagcTAGCTGCTTACGAGGCTTTTGTAAAATCGAAATCAGAGAATATTGAGATGGCTGGATAA
- the LOC124176338 gene encoding ATP-dependent RNA helicase dbp2-like isoform X1 encodes MSFRDRDRGDRRGGSRGGSRFGGRDSGGGGRFGSGGGGGGRDTGRDNGFGGNSFKNKQPGERLRKPRWDMSSLQPFSKDFYQPHPNVLGRSLHMVEIYRSDKEITVKGSNIPGPNIYFEEGGFPDYVLNEIRKQGFSQPTAIQAQGWPIALSGRDMVGIAQTGSGKTLAYILPAIVHINNQPRLQRNDGPVALVLAPTRELAQQIQQVAADFGSTSQVRNTCIFGGAPKGPQARDLERGVEICIATPGRLIDFLERGTTNLRRCTYLVLDEADRMLDMGFEPQIRKIVEQIRPDRQTLMWSATWPKEVRNLAEEFLTDYIQINIGSLQLAANHNILQIVDVCEEYEKEGKLMKLLEEISNEPENKTIIFVETKRKVDDITRAINRFGWQAIGIHGDKSQQERDYVLNQFRGSRSAILVATDVAARGLDVEDVKFVINLDYPSNSEDYVHRIGRTGRSQRTGTAYAFFTPGNAHKANDLIQVLEEAKQVVNPKLYELSRNPGVYKRGRFGGRSGGGSSGGRGGGGSRGSRGGRDGGDRGGRFDRGSNTGDRSGKWSSGGGGSYGSKSFGHNSYTSNASGGGSYGHNNGSSSYSGGGGGGGSGSGSGYRHQNGY; translated from the exons AT GTCATTCCGAGACAGGGATCGTGGAGACCGACGAGGAGGGAGCAGAGGAGGGAGCAGATTTGGGGGTAGAGACAGCGGTGGGGGAGGCCGATTTGGAAGCggtggaggaggtggaggaagAGACACAGGTCGGGACAATGGATTTGGGGGTAATTCATTCAAAAACAAGCAGCCCGGTGAGCGCCTGCGCAAACCGAGATGGGACATGAGTTCCCTGCAGCCTTTCAGCAAGGACTTTTACCAGCCACACCCCAATGTCTTGGGAAGGAGTCTGCACATGGTTGAAATATATCGTTCAGATAAAGAAATAACCGTAAAAGGATCCAACATTCCAGGACCAAACATATATTTCGAGGAGGGTGGCTTCCCTGACTATGTTTTAAACGAAATTCGCAAACAAGGCTTCAGCCAACCCACTGCAATCCAAGCTCAGGGATGGCCAATTGCACTCTCCGGTCGCGACATGGTTGGAATCGCTCAAACTGGCTCGGGAAAAACACTTGCCTACATCCTGCCTGCTATTGTCCACATAAACAACCAGCCACGTCTTCAGCGCAACGACGGACCTGTCGCACTGGTTCTAGCACCGACCAGGGAACTTGCTCAACAAATTCAGCAGGTCGCTGCTGATTTCGGAAGCACATCTCAAGTCCGAAACACTTGCATATTTGGAGGTGCGCCAAAGGGGCCGCAGGCCAGAGACCTGGAAAGAGGTGTTGAGATATGCATTGCAACTCCGGGGAGATTGATAGACTTTTTGGAAAGAGGGACTACGAATCTCCGCAGGTGTACCTATCTTGTGCTCGATGAAGCTGACAGGATGCTCGACATGGGATTTGAGCCACAGATTAGGAAAATCGTCGAGCAAATCAGACCCGACAGACAGACTCTCATGTGGTCTGCCACATGGCCCAAAGAGGTCCGCAACCTGGCCGAAGAGTTTCTGACAGATTACATTCAGATTAATATTGGGTCTCTTCAGCTCGCTGCTAATCACAATATACTTCAAATCGTCGACGTTTGTGAGGAGTACGAAAAGGAAGGAAAGCTCATGAAGCTCCTTGAAGAAATTTCTAACGAACCTGAAAATAAGACTATTATCTTTGTCGAAACTAAGAGAAAGGTTGACGACATTACAAGAGCTATCAACAGGTTTGGATGGCAGGCAATCGGCATTCACGGTGATAAAAGTCAACAAGAACGTGATTATGTTTTAAATC AATTCCGGGGCAGTAGGTCTGCAATTTTAGTCGCAACTGACGTGGCAGCTAGAGGCTTAG ATGTCGAAGATGTGAAATTTGTGATAAATCTGGACTATCCTTCGAATTCTGAGGACTACGTACATCGCATTGGTCGCACTGGTCGTTCCCAGAGAACTGGTACAGCATATGCCTTCTTTACACCTGGCAATGCGCATAAGGCTAATGACCTTATCCAAGTCCTAGAGGAGGCAAAGCAGGTCGTCAATCCAAAGCTGTATGAGCTTTCACGAAATCCCGGAGTTTATAAAA GGGGAAGATTCGGAGGTCGTAGCGGAGGCGGTAGTTCGGGAGGTCGTGGTGGAGGCGGATCGCGAGGTTCACGTGGTGGTCGCGACGGTGGAGATAGAGGAGGCAGATTTGATCGTGGCAGTAATACAGGTGACAGATCAGGGAAATGGAGTAGTGGAGGAG GTGGGAGCTACGGCAGTAAATCATTCGGTCATAACAGCTATACCAGCAATGCCAGTGGGGGAGGTAGCTACGGTCACAATAACGGGAGCAGCAGTTATAGCggaggtggtggtggtggtggtagcGGAAGTGGTAGTGGTTACAGGCACCAAAACGGTTATTAA